A single region of the Streptomyces diastaticus subsp. diastaticus genome encodes:
- a CDS encoding MarR family winged helix-turn-helix transcriptional regulator — MTATDPALTALAQSWCALSLLHGRIEAHLERALQSGHGLSTREYSLLDVLSRQHDGEGGHLQMKQVADAVVLSQSATTRLVTRLEDRGLLSRYLCPTDRRGIYTDVTPSGATLLEEARPTNDAALREALDAAAQNPELAPLVQAVETLRVPA; from the coding sequence ATGACCGCCACGGACCCCGCACTGACCGCGCTGGCACAGAGCTGGTGCGCCCTGTCGCTGCTGCACGGCCGTATCGAGGCACACCTGGAGCGGGCCCTCCAGTCCGGGCACGGCCTCAGCACGCGCGAGTACTCACTGCTGGACGTACTCAGCCGACAGCACGACGGCGAGGGCGGCCATCTGCAGATGAAGCAGGTCGCCGACGCCGTCGTCCTCAGCCAGAGCGCCACCACGCGACTGGTGACCCGGCTGGAGGACCGCGGCCTGCTCTCCCGCTACCTCTGCCCCACCGACCGGCGCGGCATCTACACCGACGTGACCCCGTCGGGGGCCACTCTCCTCGAAGAAGCCCGCCCCACCAACGACGCGGCCCTGCGGGAAGCCCTCGACGCCGCCGCCCAGAATCCCGAACTCGCCCCACTCGTCCAGGCCGTGGAGACCCTGCGCGTCCCCGCCTGA
- a CDS encoding GNAT family N-acetyltransferase, whose translation MLADDPLGATRESPEDLTPYLAAYSRLASDPHQRLVVAERAGKVVGTLQLTLVPGLSRRAATRSLIEGVRVHADERGSGLGSLLIEWAVETSSTEGCQLVQLTSDASREDAHRFYERLGFVASHVGFKRQL comes from the coding sequence ATGCTCGCGGACGACCCGCTGGGCGCCACCCGGGAGTCCCCGGAGGACCTCACTCCGTATCTGGCGGCCTACTCCCGGCTGGCCTCCGACCCCCATCAGCGCCTCGTCGTGGCCGAGCGTGCCGGCAAGGTCGTCGGAACGCTTCAGCTGACCCTCGTCCCGGGCCTCTCCCGCCGGGCCGCCACCCGGTCCCTCATCGAGGGAGTGCGCGTCCACGCGGACGAGCGGGGAAGCGGTCTCGGCAGCCTCCTCATCGAGTGGGCCGTCGAGACCTCCAGCACCGAGGGCTGCCAGCTCGTCCAGCTCACCTCCGACGCCTCACGCGAGGACGCCCACCGGTTCTACGAGCGCCTCGGTTTCGTCGCCTCCCACGTGGGGTTCAAGCGGCAACTCTGA